CGGGTACCGATCGGCTCCTCGTTCTTGTTGACCAGCACCGCGGCGTTGCCGTCGAAGCGGATCACCGAACCGTCTGCGCGGCGAATGTCCTTCGCGGTGCGCACGATGACGGCACGATGCACGTCGCCCTTCTTGACACGGCCGCGCGGTGCGGCCTCCTTCACGCTGACGACGATGATGTCGCCCACGCCTGCAACCCGACGCTTGGAACCCCCAAGCACCTTGATGCACATAACCCGCTTCGCGCCGCTGTTGTCAGCGACCTCGAGATTGGACTGCATCTGGATCATTGATCCGCTTCCTTCTCATCTGGGGCCGATTCCGACCGGACCCCGCCTAAAAGTGACGCTTACGCGTCGACGTCGACCCGCTCCGGCGTCGCATGGGTGTTAACCCGATCGATCACCTTCCAGGTCTTGAGCCGGGAGATCGGCGCGGTCTCTTCGATCCGCACGGTTTCACCCTGCTTGTACTCGTTCGCCTCGTCATGGGCGTGATACTTCTTCGAACGGCGGATGATCTTGCCGTAGAGCGCGTGCTTGACCTTGCGCTCCACGTTCACGACCACCGTCTTGTCGCCCTTGTCCGAGACGATCAGCCCCGTCAGCACGCGCTTCGGCATGTCTAAATCCTTACTTGGCAGCCGCGTCGCGCGAGCGAGCGGTCTGCAGCGTCTTGATACGGGCGATGTCACGGCGGACTTCGCGAACCCGGCTCGGCTTTTCGAGCTGGTTGGTCGCCGCCTGGAAACGGAGGTTGAACGCCTCGCGCTTCAGGTTGCCGAGTTCCTCGGACAACTGGTCCTCAGACTTCGCCTTCAAATCGTCGATCCGTGCCATCTTACACGACTCCCAGATGCGAGGTGTCGCCAAGACGGGCGACGACCTTAACCTTGATCGGCAGCTTCATCGCCGCGCGGCTGAACGCCACTGCCGCGATATCGCCGGGCACGCCGTCCAGTTCGAACAGGATGCGGCCGGGCTTGACCCGCGCCGCCCAGAATTCCGGCGAACCCTTGCCCGAGCCCATGCGGACTTCGGCAGGCTTGCCCGAGACCGGAACGTCCGGGAACACGCGGATCCACAAACGCCCCTGGCGCTTGATGTGACGCGTGATCGCGCGGCGGGCCGCCTCGATCTGACGGGCGGTGAGCCGGTCCGGCTCCATCGCCTTCAGGCCGTAAGACCCGAAGTTGAGCGTGGTGCCACCCTTGGCGTCGCCGTGGATGCGGCCCTTGAAGGCCTTGCGGAACTTGGTCTTTTTCGGTTGCAGCATGATTCAGTCCTTAGCGACGGTCGTCGCGCGCCGGGCGCACGCCGGAGGTCTGAGCCTCCATCATGATGCGCTCCTGCGCGAGCGGGTCGTGGCCGAGGATCTCACCCTTGAAGATCCAGACCTTGACGCCGCACACGCCGTAGGCGGTGTGCGCCTGCGCTTCGGCATAATCCACGTTCGCACGCAGCGTATGAAGCGGTACCCGGCCCTCGCGATACCATTCGGTCCGCGCGATCTCGGCGCCGCCGAGACGGCCACCGCAGTTGATCCGGATACCCTCGGCGCCGAGCCGCATCGCCGACTGAACCGCACGCTTCATGGCGCGGCGGAAAGCGATACGACGCTCGAGCTGATCGGCGATGCCCTGCGCGACGAGCTTCGAATCGACTTCCGGCTTGCGGATCTCGACGATGTTCAGCGACACGTCCGACGTGGTCATCGCGCCGAGCTTCTTGCGAAGCTTCTCGATGTCCGCACCCTTCTTGCCGATGATGACACCCGGACGGGCGGCATAGATCGACACGCGGCACAGCTTGGCGGGACGCTCGATCACCACCTTGGAGATCGCCGCCTGCGGCAGCGTCTTCATGATGTACTGGCGCATCCGCAGATCTTCGAGGAGCAGACGACCGTAATCGGCGCCCTCCGCGTACCAGCGGCTGTCCCAGGTGCGGTTGATCTGCAGGCGC
This genomic stretch from Sphingomonas panacis harbors:
- the rplN gene encoding 50S ribosomal protein L14 produces the protein MIQMQSNLEVADNSGAKRVMCIKVLGGSKRRVAGVGDIIVVSVKEAAPRGRVKKGDVHRAVIVRTAKDIRRADGSVIRFDGNAAVLVNKNEEPIGTRIFGPVVRELRGKKHMKIISLAPEVL
- the rpsQ gene encoding 30S ribosomal protein S17 produces the protein MPKRVLTGLIVSDKGDKTVVVNVERKVKHALYGKIIRRSKKYHAHDEANEYKQGETVRIEETAPISRLKTWKVIDRVNTHATPERVDVDA
- the rpmC gene encoding 50S ribosomal protein L29 gives rise to the protein MARIDDLKAKSEDQLSEELGNLKREAFNLRFQAATNQLEKPSRVREVRRDIARIKTLQTARSRDAAAK
- the rplP gene encoding 50S ribosomal protein L16 gives rise to the protein MLQPKKTKFRKAFKGRIHGDAKGGTTLNFGSYGLKAMEPDRLTARQIEAARRAITRHIKRQGRLWIRVFPDVPVSGKPAEVRMGSGKGSPEFWAARVKPGRILFELDGVPGDIAAVAFSRAAMKLPIKVKVVARLGDTSHLGVV
- the rpsC gene encoding 30S ribosomal protein S3, with the translated sequence MGQKSNPIGLRLQINRTWDSRWYAEGADYGRLLLEDLRMRQYIMKTLPQAAISKVVIERPAKLCRVSIYAARPGVIIGKKGADIEKLRKKLGAMTTSDVSLNIVEIRKPEVDSKLVAQGIADQLERRIAFRRAMKRAVQSAMRLGAEGIRINCGGRLGGAEIARTEWYREGRVPLHTLRANVDYAEAQAHTAYGVCGVKVWIFKGEILGHDPLAQERIMMEAQTSGVRPARDDRR